A genomic region of Polypterus senegalus isolate Bchr_013 chromosome 17, ASM1683550v1, whole genome shotgun sequence contains the following coding sequences:
- the nr1d1 gene encoding nuclear receptor subfamily 1 group D member 1 → MTLLDFKKMTTMDANNNSTGSVISYIGPAGGSPNRTSPVSLYSESSNSSFHSLSLSLSQPSFGSSFPPSPSGSLSQDSTRQYGSGSLSGSGEDAGSTSSGGSPHRPSCREESNSRSSPSKASSNITKLHGMVLLCKVCGDVASGFHYGVHACEGCKGFFRRSIQQNIQYKKCLKNENCSIMRINRNRCQQCRFKKCLSVGMSRDAVRFGRIPKREKQRMLAEMQSAMNNMVNNQLQPDVQLHPHSTPPMSTSPALPPQPQQSPQQIGCSQPLSPLPQIHPASPPQCPSPETDKTITLIAKAHKETFVYAHDKLSCSSLRFNHQNVEMDNHCSNGYHLNGVNSTYYHDNNVGHRNGFTDNISANPIKNNCHMPPTSGIIYPNGHTNGFFHQNNCNGHRLCPSNMCSQQNMQNQDMDSRHPPSHSPVQKCPWKGNRNVLLACPMNLQPHGDAKKSPQEIWEDFSLSFTPAVREVVEFAKHIPGFRDLSQHDQVTLLKAGTFEVLMVRFASLFNVKEQTVTFISGVTYSLETLRGMGMGELLNSMFEFSEKLSMLALNADELGLFTAVVLVSADRSGIENITSVEHLQESLIRALRTLVTKNYPDDTSRFTKLLLKLPDLRTLNNMHSEKLLSFRIDG, encoded by the exons gaagtGTCATTTCATACATTGGGCCAGCAGGGGGTTCCCCGAATCGCACAAGCCCAGTGTCACTTTACAGCGAGAGCTCCAACAGCAGCTTCCACTCGTTGTCCTTGTCTCTGTCGCAGCCGTCCTTTGGCTCATCCTTCCCTCCTTCGCCCAGTGGTTCCCTTTCCCAAGATTCCACACGGCAGTATGGGAGTGGCTCTTTGTCAGGGTCAGGAGAGGACGCAGGCTCTACCAGCTCAGGAGGCTCGCCACACAGGCCTTCTTGCAGAGAGGAGTCAAACAGCCGTTCTTCTCCTAGCAAAGCAAGCAGCAACATCACCA AGCTTCATGGCATGGTGCTGTTGTGTAAAGTGTGTGGCGATGTGGCATCAGGCTTCCATTATGGAGTTCATGCCTGTGAAGGCTGCAAG GGCTTCTTCCGGCGCAGTATTCAGCAGAATATCCAGTACAAGAAATGCCTAAAGAATGAGAACTGCTCCATCATGAGGATCAACCGCAACAGGTGCCAGCAGTGCCGCTTTAAGAAGTGCCTGTCTGTGGGCATGTCACGAGATG CTGTCCGCTTTGGACGCATTCCCAAGAGAGAGAAGCAGAGAATGCTTGCAGAAATGCAGAGTGCTATGAATAACATGGTGAATAATCAGCTGCAGCCGGATGTCCAGCTCCACCCACACAGTACACCACCAATGTCAACCTCGCCGGCTCTGCCTCCTCAACCCCAGCAAAGTCCCCAACAGATTGGCTGCAGTCAACCACTTTCTCCTCTGCCCCAGATCCATCCCGCTTCCCCACCGCAGTGCCCCAGCCCGGAGACGGACAAGACGATCACACTCATTGCCAAAGCTCACAAGGAAACCTTTGTCTATGCCCATGACAAGTTGAGCTGTTCTTCCCTGAGGTTTAACCATCAGAATGTTGAAATGGATAATCACTGTTCCAATGGCTACCATCTGAATGGAGTGAACAGCACCTACTACCATGACAATAATGTAGGCCACCGGAATGGTTTCACAGACAATATTAGTGCAAACCCCATCAAAAATAACTGTCACATGCCCCCCACATCTGGCATAATTTACCCCAATGGACACACTAATGGCTTCTTTCACCAGAACAACTGCAATGGACACAGACTTTGCCCCAGCAATATGTGCAGCCAGCAGAATATGCAGAACCAAGATATGGACAGCAGGCACCCACCAAGCCACAGTCCAGTACAGAAATGTCCATGGAAGGGGAACCGCAATGTCTTGCTG GCCTGCCCCATGAATCTACAACCTCATGGAGATGCCAAAAAATCTCCACAGGAGATCTGGGAAGACTTCTCTCTGAGCTTCACGCCGGCTGTCCGAGAAGTCGTGGAGTTTGCCAAACACATCCCTGGCTTCCGTGATCTGTCTCAGCATGACCAAGTTACACTGCTGAAAGCGGGAACCTTTGAG GTGCTCATGGTCAGATTTGCATCACTTTTCAACGTAAAGGAGCAGACAGTTACCTTCATCTCGGGGGTGACTTACAGCCTGGAGACGCTGCGAGGGATGGGAATGGGAGAACTGCTCAACTCTATGTTCGAGTTCAGTGAAAAGCTCAGCATGTTGGCTCTCAACGCAGACGAGCTGGGGCTCTTCACCGCCGTTGTGCTCGTTTCAGCAG ACCGCTCTGGGATAGAAAATATCACTTCCGTGGAACACTTGCAGGAGTCTCTGATCCGGGCCCTGAGAACCTTGGTGACGAAAAACTACCCCGATGACACGTCACGTTTCACCAAACTGTTGTTAAAACTACCCGATCTGCGCACCTTAAACAACATGCACTCGGAGAAACTGCTGTCTTTCCGGATCGATGGCTGA